In Carya illinoinensis cultivar Pawnee chromosome 6, C.illinoinensisPawnee_v1, whole genome shotgun sequence, a single genomic region encodes these proteins:
- the LOC122312532 gene encoding putative pentatricopeptide repeat-containing protein At1g69350, mitochondrial, whose amino-acid sequence MTLYMPFFRSCTTLRTLTQLHAHLFVTRLHEDPLASTKLIESYAQMGSLQSSRLVFETFPNPDSFMWGVLIKCHVWNHFFEESISLYHKMLYHQVQVNRFIYPSILRACSGFGDLGIGGKVHGRIIKVGFDTDAIAETALLSMYGKMGCLDDARKIFDGMHIKDVVLWSSIISCYVENGEAIEGLDLFHGMVSQGVEPDSVTMLSVAEACGGLGVLRLARSVHGQVVTRAIRSDGSLGTYLIVMYSKCGDLHSAEMIFQNVTHRNTACWTAMITCYNQVNCFREAMNVFVEMQGFKVESNAVTIMCIICSCARLGLLREGKSVHCFVIKKPLAADIEFLGPALIELYAECGKLNDCEEVLHAVGQKNIVSWNMLISLYAQKGLLKKALELFVQMQTQGLMPDSYSLSSSLSACGNVGSIQLGYQIHCHVIKRSILDEYVQNSLIDMYCKCGDVCSGYMIFEKIKQPTVVTWNSMICGFSQNGNSVEAIRLFDQMYLNGIEMNEVTFLSVIQACSHLGHREKGKWVHHKLITCGLKTDSYVDTALTDMYAKSGDLRAAQGVFDSMSKRSVVSWSAMIDGYGIHGQINAAISLFNRMVDSGIKPNEVTFMNILSACSHVGSVEKGRFYFSLMRNFGIEPNTEHFAVVVDLLSRAGDLNGAYEFIKSMPLPVDASIWGALLNGCRIHQRMDMIKCIKRDLIGISTDDTGYYTLLSNIYAEGGDWNEVRKVRSMMEGIGLTKVPGWSTIELEKKIY is encoded by the coding sequence ATGACGCTCTACATGCCTTTTTTCAGGTCCTGCACCACTTTAAGAACACTAACCCAACTCCACGCCCATCTCTTTGTCACTCGCCTCCATGAAGACCCGCTTGCTTCCACCAAACTTATTGAGTCTTATGCCCAAATGGGTTCCCTCCAATCTTCTAGACTTGTCTTTGAAACCTTCCCTAACCCGGATTCGTTCATGTGGGGTGTACTAATTAAGTGTCATGTTTGGAACCATTTCTTCGAAGAATCGATTTCGCTGTATCATAAAATGCTGTACCATCAAGTCCAGGTCAATAGGTTTATTTATCCTTCCATTCTGAGAGCTTGCTCTGGTTTTGGTGACCTGGGCATTGGGGGGAAGGTCCATGGGAGGATAATTAAAGTTGGGTTTGATACTGATGCTATTGCCGAAACTGCATTGCTTAGTATGTATGGCAAAATGGGCTGCTTAGATGATGCACGAAAGATATTTGATGGAATGCACATTAAAGATGTGGTTTTGTGGAGTTCGATTATATCTTGTTATGTTGAGAATGGAGAGGCAATTGAAGGCTTGGATTTGTTCCATGGTATGGTCTCTCAAGGTGTTGAACCAGATTCAGTGACAATGCTTAGCGTAGCTGAGGCTTGTGGTGGCTTGGGTGTTTTGCGACTAGCAAGGTCAGTTCATGGTCAAGTTGTGACAAGGGCAATTAGAAGCGATGGGTCTTTGGGTACTTATCTAATTGTGATGTATTCTAAATGTGGTGACTTGCATAGTGCAGAGATGATCTTTCAAAATGTCACTCACCGGAACACTGCTTGTTGGACCGCAATGATTACATGCTACAACCAAGTCAATTGCTTCCGAGAAGCAATGAATGTTTTTGTTGAGATGCAAGGGTTTAAAGTGGAATCCAATGCAGTGACCATTATGTGTATCATATGTTCTTGTGCCAGGTTAGGCTTGCTTAGAGAGGGGAAGTCAGTTCATTgctttgttataaaaaaacctTTGGCTGCGGATATTGAATTTTTGGGGCCAGCTTTAATAGAATTATATGCTGAATGTGGAAAACTAAATGATTGCGAGGAGGTTCTTCATGCCGTTGGGCAAAAAAATATTGTGTCGTGGAATATGCTCATCTCGCTTTATGCTCAGAAAGGGTTGTTGAAGAAGGCATTAGAGCTATTTGTGCAGATGCAGACGCAGGGACTGATGCCAGATTCATATAGCCTGTCAAGTTCTCTTTCAGCTTGTGGAAATGTGGGTTCAATACAGCTTGGATATCAGATTCATTGTCATGTTATAAAAAGAAGCATTCTGGATGAGTATGTCCAGAATTCGCTTATTGACATGTACTGCAAATGTGGTGATGTTTGCTCCGGATATATGATATTTGAGAAGATTAAACAACCAACTGTTGTAACTTGGAATTCTATGATTTGTGGATTTTCTCAGAATGGTAATTCAGTGGAGGCAATTCGTCTGTTTGATCAAATGTATTTAAATGGCATTGAGATGAATGAGGTGACCTTCTTGAGTGTAATTCAAGCTTGCTCCCATTTGGGTCATCGAGAAAAGGGGAAATGGGTTCACCACAAGCTCATTACCTGTGGTCTGAAGACGGATTCTTATGTAGATACAGCTCTAACTGACATGTATGCCAAGTCTGGAGACCTTCGAGCAGCCCAAGGAGTTTTTGATAGCATGTCAAAGCGGAGCGTGGTTTCATGGAGTGCCATGATTGACGGTTATGGAATACATGGTCAGATCAATGCTGCCATCTCACTCTTCAATCGGATGGTAGATTCAGGAATAAAACCAAACGAAGTTACGTTCATGAACATTCTATCAGCTTGCAGTCATGTAGGCTCTGTTGAAAAGGGGAGGTTCTATTTCAGCTTGATGAGGAATTTTGGCATCGAGCCCAACACAGAACATTTTGCTGTTGTGGTCGACCTTCTGAGCCGAGCTGGTGATCTAAATGGAGCCTATGAATTTATCAAATCAATGCCACTTCCTGTAGATGCTAGCATCTGGGGTGCTCTACTTAATGGGTGTCGAATCCACCAGAGGATGGACATGATCAAATGCATTAAAAGAGACCTTATAGGTATTAGTACAGATGATACTGGATACTATACtttattatcaaatatatatgcaGAAGGAGGAGACTGGAATGAAGTTAGGAAGGTGAGATCAATGATGGAAGGTATAGGCCTAACCAAAGTTCCTGGATGGAGTACAATTGAACTTGAGAAAAAAATCTACTGA
- the LOC122313294 gene encoding uncharacterized protein LOC122313294 — protein MGTKVHCKSYLPGFYPMRDLNENSNSCSWPPYYCDKTMVNGQYYNTILPRAATDLYPGCDKDVVKQTILKHEETFRTQVYELHRLYRIQKDLMDEFKRKELHKNVMPVETLFSSSPFASQITSGDAQKWYIPSFPPEKSVSARPSVSGVEDIHSPLNSMKGNGTQVGPFPSQNGGSSKDLEVLDSRPTKVRRKLIDLQLPADEYIDTEEGEQFSKEKASVMSSYHSNINHMVAPDNGGKLFLGDGGKSGFQGDALKPDTCLESRNCLADLNEPIQVEETNASGNVDPLGQVVSYQTKGLDLSAKPNLQFHSLPKGISLKSHHESDNGTRNSWHLESNGNGKGWFDHVLEAGHSKNDLKSGSQVLQPEVSSQPMQVLLKVHEPSAYHLTDQSKVGLWNERTVCALEIPDRSHEISSSKHLGSMVTSHMPSPYPIVPSSDLAKSWSHSVSSWEKQSSSLSQKSISGQKQPCLNSSAASLSKSCQSSVQSNGFFGDAWHLKSNSSCNPGSGNEVPNRNGFYQGSPSGSKELSFHLPSISYDYLNCVNDHNRAPDQFSNNSFVKYSKGSDYMDMKSVKDESLNVALPNHSSNKVAPRQGFEIVDGGQKHEDHLSVLPWLRPKPSSKNETSNAGRVLNTEELSFLQSSPSWVSNKNEMEKGINHIFPPNIKLVSCSNDVEIKRIEIGDYPTDRKILGFPICEKSHISENESCSFTSPSMSLPLSLKGEVVENNWKNRDLDMNLPCEPAVPDFGQIAEIFVKDKKTDANVSIFRHNIDLNSCISDDEASLLPSIPSTNVKITAGIDLEAPVVAETKEDAIHGDAAEKQHDAPLQLEQHNIEHPQDELMMVAAEAIISISTSCLLNQFNNVTSNPSAATVTDNLNWFAEIVSSYGQDIEGKCDAVLRVKDSDDNEEEGSDYFESMTLKLMETKEEDYMPKPLVPESLKLEETGTTVLTNRPRKGQARRGRQRRDFQRDILPGLASLSRHEVTEDLQTFGGLMRATGHSWHSGLTRRSSTRNGCGRGRRRSAASTSPTMPASPACTPLIQQLNNTEVGLEDRSLAGWGKTTRRPRRQRCPAGNHALIPLT, from the exons ATGGGAACAAAAGTGCATTGTAAAAGTTATTTGCCAGGATTTTACCCAATGAGGGATCTTAACGAGAATTCTAACAGCTGTAGCTGGCCCCCATATTATTGTGATAAAACCATGGTAAATGGGCAGTATTATAATACTATCTTGCCCAGGGCTGCCACAGATCTGTATCCAGGTTGTGACAAGGATGTAGTGAAGCAGACAATACTTAAGCATGAGGAAACATTCAGAACTCAG GTCTATGAACTTCACCGCCTTTACAGAATACAGAAGGATTTGATGGATGAATTCAAGAGGAAAGAACTACATAAAAACGTTATGCCTGTTGAGACATTATTTTCATCGAGCCCCTTTGCTTCTCAAATTACATCGGGAGATGCTCAGAAATGGTATATCCCCAGCTTCCCTCCAGAAAAATCTGTTTCTGCTAGACCATCCGTTTCAGGTGTTGAGGACATTCATTCTCCTTTGAATTCTATGAAAGGAAATGGCACACAAGTTGGTCCTTTTCCATCCCAAAATGGGGGTAGTTCAAAGGATTTAGAGGTGCTGGACTCCAGACCCACGAAGGTCAGGAGAAAATTGATTGATCTTCAACTTCCAGCTGATGAATACATCGATACTGAAGAAGGGGAACAGTTCAGCAAGGAAAAAGCTTCTGTTATGTCGAGTTATCATTCTAATATAAATCATATGGTAGCCCCTGATAATGGCGGAAAGCTGTTTCTTGGCGATGGTGGGAAGAGTGGCTTTCAAGGAGATGCTTTGAAACCTGATACATGTTTAGAGAGCAGAAATTGTTTGGCCGACTTGAATGAGCCTATTCAGGTTGAAGAAACAAATGCTTCTGGAAATGTAGATCCTCTGGGCCAGGTTGTCTCTTACCAGACTAAAGGCCTGGATCTGTCTGCTAAACCTAACTTGCAGTTTCATAGTTTGCCAAAGGGAATTTCACTCAAATCCCACCATGAAAGTGATAATGGGACTCGAAACAGTTGGCACTTAGAGAGcaatggaaatggaaaagggTGGTTTGACCATGTGCTTGAAGCAG GGCACAGTAAAAATGACTTGAAATCTGGTTCTCAAGTTCTCCAACCAGAGGTATCTTCCCAGCCAATGCAAGTTTTGCTTAAAGTTCATGAACCTTCTGCTTACCATCTAACTGATCAAAGCAAGGTCGGATTGTGGAATGAAAGAACAGTCTGTGCTTTAGAAATCCCAGATAGAAGTCACGAAATCTCCAGCAGTAAGCATCTGGGGTCTATGGTGACTTCCCATATGCCCAGTCCATATCCTATTGTTCCTTCCTCTGATTTGGCCAAGTCTTGGTCTCACTCAGTTTCATCTTGGGAAAAACAAAGTAGCTCCTTAAGCCAGAAGTCAATATCAGGTCAAAAACAACCGTGTTTGAACTCATCTGCTGCTTCATTGAGTAAGAGTTGCCAGTCATCAGTGCAGAGCAATGGATTTTTTGGAGATGCATGGCATCTTAAGAGCAATTCTAGCTGTAACCCGGGTTCTGGAAATGAAGTGCCTAACAGAAATGGATTTTACCAGGGGTCACCATCTGGGTCCAAGGAACTATCCTTTCACCTCCCTTCAATCAGCTATGATTATCTGAACTGTGTTAATGATCATAACAGAGCTCCAGATCAATTCAGCAATAATAGTTTTGTGAAGTACTCCAAGGGTTCAGATTACATGGACATGAAATCTGTGAAAGATGAGAGCTTGAATGTAGCCCTTCCAAACCATTCATCCAACAAAGTAGCTCCCAGGCAAGGTTTTGAGATCGTAGATGGAGGACAGAAGCATGAAGACCATCTTTCAGTCTTGCCATGGCTCAGACCTAAGCCTTCTTCTAAGAATGAGACCTCCAATGCTGGGAGAGTTTTAAACACAGAGGAGCTGAGTTTCCTGCAATCTTCACCAAGTTGGGTGTCCAACAAAAATGAGATGGAAAAGGGAATTAATCACATTTTCCCCCCGAACATAAAACTGGTTTCTTGTTCTAATGATGTTGAGATCAAGAGGATTGAAATAGGTGACTACCCAACTGATAGAAAAATTCTTGGGTTTCCAATATGTGAGAAGTCTCATATTTCTGAAAATGAGTCTTGTTCTTTCACCTCCCCCTCTATGTCCCTTCCTCTCTCATTAAAAGGTGAAGTGGTGGAGAATAACTGGAAAAACAGAGACCTTGATATGAACTTGCCTTGTGAACCTGCAGTTCCCGACTTTGGTCAGATAGCAGAAATTTTTGTCAAAGATAAGAAAACAGATGCAAATGTTTCTATTTTCAGACATAACATTGATCTGAATTCCTGTATAAGTGATGATGAAGCATCCTTGTTACCTTCTATTCCAAGCACTAATGTGAAGATTACGGCAGGGATAGATTTAGAAGCCCCTGTAGTTGCTGAGACTAAGGAGGATGCCATTCATGGAGATGCAGCTGAAAAGCAGCATGATGCTCCTTTGCAACTAGAACAACACAATATTGAGCACCCACAGGACGAACTTATGATGGTTGCAGCAGAGGCAATCATTTCCATCTCAACATCATGTTTGCTCAATCAGTTTAATAATGTTACTTCCAATCCATCAGCAGCTACTGTGACAGACAACCTTAATTGGTTTGCGGAGATAGTTTCCTCATATGGACAAGACATTGAGGGCAAGTGCGATGCTGTTTTGAGAGTCAAAGACAGTGATGACAATGAAGAAGAAGGGAGTGATTACTTTGAGTCGATGACATTAAAACTAATGGAGACCAAGGAAGAAGATTATATGCCTAAACCTCTGGTTCCAGAAAGCTTAAAGCTGGAGGAAACTGGAACTACCGTATTAACAAATCGGCCCCGGAAGGGCCAGGCAAGGAGGGGGAGGCAGAGGAGGGACTTCCAAAGAGACATCCTTCCAGGCCTTGCTTCTCTTTCAAGGCATGAGGTAACAGAAGATCTTCAAACATTTGGTGGGCTAATGCGAGCAACAGGTCATTCATGGCATTCAGGGTTAACGAGGAGGAGCTCTACCAGGAATGGATGTGGGAGGGGGAGGCGGCGGTCAGCAGCCAGTACCTCCCCTACCATGCCAGCTAGCCCAGCTTGCACTCCACTGATACAACAGCTTAATAACACTGAAGTGGGACTGGAGGATAGAAGCCTAGCAGGGTGGGGGAAGACGACCAGACGACCCCGCCGGCAGAGATGCCCTGCAGGTAATCATGCATTGATCCCTTTAACCTAG